Proteins found in one Litorihabitans aurantiacus genomic segment:
- a CDS encoding HtaA domain-containing protein produces MRRRTTAHRTAALAVGVLSLTAVLAAAPAGAAPADAAPAAAAPAAHTLTRTVEAGGITRSQALDAAAGRLYLPIDRGELTPGAVTWIDAATGEPSGVTIELTSAEPSLLAVNADRGELYVSHYRDGVVSVVDTATGTLEGTISGAPRTPVSLDVDPTTGDVYATGDTVVVIDPETRTAGAPVAVTTQRYPLVKDAVFDDDRRVLWVAEGRGNVITAVSAVTGAWVSSLAIPVGSFSYDGERLGGRAAALAVDEELGHLYAAVAPTLSDTWDDNRLITIDTTSGLHLGSPITLGETTREIAVNPVTHEVYAANGFSNTLGVVSPATWSVSETLDFTAAGVTSGTGAAEANVWSVVAAPTGTRAFVTHPYRTARTSVVDRTGDVPAVTPLAPAPGQVEPPEPEQPVNPAWPGPEATASPAPLGASALEGATLAWSVSDYASEWTATSYDDVARASDGTFAFTGGTGWQDPATGATRVSWSDGFRLHPYPGLAPDVTLTFGNPTLSVDGDGSGDLVMDVAWTVSPTVTSDGYARVQVATFAPGEAGVAADGTVTFTRSPEYAGRSWTAPDGRVLPDAFPGELLDHLAPDVRPWFYASGSSLDATKVPTPVTATWGAPAPLTFADVPAGMPFAEEIGWLAERRVTTGWVLPDGTREFRPVTPVARDAMAAFLYRLAGRPAHEAPTTSPFVDVAPGDQFYDEITWLYEAEISTGWVGQDGAREFRPLAPVARDAMAAFLFRFAGVNDGTADGETYATPATSRFADVTPGTQFFTEMSWLADRGISTGWPQEDGPALFGPLRDVNRDAMAAFMYRLATSDVSSDA; encoded by the coding sequence ATGAGACGACGCACCACCGCGCACCGGACGGCTGCCCTCGCCGTCGGCGTGCTGAGCCTGACCGCGGTCCTCGCGGCCGCACCCGCGGGTGCGGCGCCGGCCGACGCGGCACCCGCCGCAGCGGCACCCGCCGCGCACACCCTGACCCGGACCGTCGAGGCCGGCGGCATCACCCGCAGCCAGGCGCTCGACGCCGCCGCCGGGCGCCTGTACCTCCCGATCGACCGCGGCGAGCTGACGCCCGGTGCCGTGACCTGGATCGACGCCGCGACCGGTGAGCCCTCCGGCGTCACGATCGAGCTGACCTCGGCCGAGCCGTCGCTCCTCGCGGTGAACGCCGACCGCGGCGAGCTGTACGTGAGCCACTACCGCGACGGCGTCGTGAGCGTGGTCGACACCGCCACCGGCACGCTGGAGGGCACCATCAGCGGCGCGCCGAGGACGCCCGTCAGCCTCGACGTCGACCCCACGACCGGCGACGTCTACGCGACCGGTGACACCGTCGTCGTCATCGACCCCGAGACGCGCACCGCGGGCGCCCCCGTGGCGGTCACGACCCAGCGCTACCCGCTGGTCAAGGACGCCGTGTTCGACGACGACCGCCGCGTGCTGTGGGTCGCCGAGGGCCGCGGCAACGTCATCACCGCCGTCAGCGCCGTCACGGGCGCCTGGGTCTCCTCGCTCGCCATCCCCGTGGGCTCGTTCAGCTACGACGGCGAGCGGCTCGGCGGGCGGGCGGCCGCGCTCGCCGTCGACGAGGAGCTCGGTCACCTCTACGCGGCGGTCGCCCCGACCCTCAGCGACACCTGGGACGACAACCGACTCATCACGATCGACACCACCAGCGGCCTGCACCTCGGCTCGCCGATCACCCTGGGCGAGACGACCCGCGAGATCGCGGTCAACCCCGTCACGCACGAGGTCTACGCCGCCAACGGCTTCTCCAACACCCTCGGCGTCGTCAGCCCCGCCACCTGGAGCGTCAGCGAGACCCTCGACTTCACGGCGGCGGGCGTCACGTCCGGCACCGGGGCCGCCGAGGCGAACGTCTGGTCCGTCGTGGCCGCGCCGACCGGGACGCGCGCCTTCGTCACGCACCCCTACCGCACGGCGCGCACGAGCGTCGTCGACCGCACCGGCGACGTCCCCGCCGTGACGCCGCTCGCCCCCGCTCCCGGGCAGGTCGAGCCGCCCGAGCCCGAGCAGCCGGTCAACCCGGCCTGGCCCGGACCCGAGGCCACCGCCTCCCCCGCCCCGCTGGGCGCCTCGGCGCTGGAGGGCGCCACGCTCGCCTGGTCGGTGTCGGACTACGCGAGCGAGTGGACCGCCACGTCCTACGACGACGTCGCGCGCGCCTCGGACGGCACGTTCGCCTTCACCGGTGGCACGGGCTGGCAGGACCCGGCGACGGGTGCGACCCGCGTGAGCTGGTCCGACGGGTTCCGCCTGCACCCCTACCCGGGGCTCGCGCCCGACGTCACCCTGACGTTCGGCAACCCGACGCTGAGCGTCGACGGCGACGGCTCCGGCGACCTCGTCATGGACGTCGCCTGGACCGTCTCGCCCACCGTCACCAGCGACGGCTACGCCCGCGTGCAGGTCGCGACGTTCGCCCCGGGCGAGGCGGGCGTGGCCGCCGACGGGACGGTCACGTTCACGCGCTCCCCGGAGTACGCCGGCCGGTCCTGGACGGCCCCCGACGGCCGCGTCCTCCCGGACGCGTTCCCGGGCGAGCTGCTCGACCACCTCGCACCCGACGTGCGGCCGTGGTTCTACGCCAGCGGGTCGAGCCTGGACGCGACGAAGGTCCCCACGCCCGTCACCGCGACGTGGGGCGCCCCCGCACCCCTGACCTTCGCGGACGTCCCGGCCGGGATGCCGTTCGCGGAGGAGATCGGCTGGCTCGCCGAGCGCCGCGTGACGACCGGCTGGGTCCTGCCCGACGGCACGCGCGAGTTCCGCCCGGTGACGCCGGTGGCGCGCGACGCGATGGCCGCGTTCCTCTACCGCCTGGCCGGACGCCCGGCGCACGAGGCGCCGACGACCTCACCCTTCGTCGACGTCGCCCCGGGCGACCAGTTCTACGACGAGATCACCTGGCTGTACGAGGCCGAGATCTCGACCGGCTGGGTCGGCCAGGACGGCGCCCGCGAGTTCCGACCGCTCGCCCCCGTGGCGCGCGACGCGATGGCGGCGTTCCTGTTCCGGTTCGCCGGCGTGAACGACGGCACCGCCGACGGCGAGACCTACGCGACCCCGGCGACGAGCCGCTTCGCCGACGTCACGCCCGGGACGCAGTTCTTCACCGAGATGTCGTGGCTGGCCGACCGCGGGATCTCGACGGGCTGGCCCCAGGAGGACGGCCCGGCGCTCTTCGGCCCGCTGCGCGACGTCAACCGCGACGCGATGGCGGCGTTCATGTACCGGCTCGCGACCAGCGACGTGAGCTCGGACGCCTGA
- the gnd gene encoding phosphogluconate dehydrogenase (NAD(+)-dependent, decarboxylating), which produces MQLGMVGLGRMGANLVRRLMRGGHECVVYDVDAAAIDALAAEGAVPAHSLAELVERLEGPRNVWVMVPAGYVGGTVDQLAELLAADDTIIDGGNSYYRDDIARSAQLAERGIHYVDCGTSGGVWGLDRGYCLMIGGDDDAVARLDPIWRTIAPGDGADAGVEPTPGRTPGGTAQEGYLHCGPSGAGHFVKMVHNGIEYGMMAAVAEGLSIIKNADVGLRTHAVDAETTPLRNPEFYQYEIDVAEVAEVWRRGSVVGSWLVDLTAAALAADPDLDAFGGRVSDSGEGRWTVLAAVEEGVPANVIQASLNARFSSRDLNDYQDKVQSAMRSQFGGHHETAAEASHETPATDAVDETRRATQEPAGG; this is translated from the coding sequence ATGCAGCTGGGAATGGTCGGACTGGGTCGGATGGGCGCGAACCTCGTGCGTCGCCTCATGCGCGGCGGCCACGAGTGCGTGGTCTACGACGTCGACGCCGCCGCGATCGACGCGCTCGCGGCCGAGGGCGCGGTGCCCGCGCACAGCCTCGCCGAGCTCGTGGAGCGGCTCGAGGGCCCGCGCAACGTCTGGGTGATGGTCCCGGCCGGCTACGTCGGCGGCACGGTGGACCAGCTCGCCGAGCTCCTGGCGGCCGACGACACGATCATCGACGGCGGCAACTCCTACTACCGCGACGACATCGCCCGCTCCGCGCAGCTCGCCGAGCGCGGCATCCACTACGTCGACTGCGGCACGTCGGGCGGGGTGTGGGGGCTCGATCGCGGCTACTGCCTCATGATCGGGGGCGACGACGACGCCGTCGCGCGCCTCGACCCGATCTGGCGCACGATCGCGCCCGGCGACGGGGCGGACGCCGGGGTGGAGCCCACCCCCGGGCGCACCCCCGGCGGCACCGCCCAGGAGGGCTACCTGCACTGCGGTCCGAGCGGCGCCGGCCACTTCGTGAAGATGGTCCACAACGGGATCGAGTACGGGATGATGGCGGCCGTCGCCGAGGGCCTGTCGATCATCAAGAACGCCGACGTCGGGCTCCGCACGCACGCGGTCGACGCCGAGACGACGCCGCTGCGCAACCCCGAGTTCTACCAGTACGAGATCGACGTGGCCGAGGTCGCCGAGGTGTGGCGCCGCGGCAGCGTCGTCGGCTCCTGGCTCGTGGACCTCACGGCGGCGGCGCTCGCGGCCGACCCCGACCTCGACGCCTTCGGCGGCCGCGTCTCGGACTCGGGCGAGGGCCGCTGGACCGTGCTGGCCGCCGTCGAGGAGGGCGTACCGGCCAACGTCATCCAGGCCTCCCTGAACGCCCGGTTCTCCTCGCGCGACCTCAACGACTACCAGGACAAGGTGCAGTCGGCGATGCGCAGCCAGTTCGGCGGGCACCACGAGACCGCGGCCGAGGCAAGCCACGAGACCCCCGCGACCGACGCGGTCGACGAGACCCGCCGGGCGACGCAGGAGCCCGCCGGCGGGTGA
- a CDS encoding winged helix DNA-binding domain-containing protein — MTREIPDAERRARLGRRHALAAPVATAEEAARAVVALHGTDPAATALAAWARTDAPTVADDLRRALDVDRSLVRILTLRRTLFAVPTDEAPAFLAATATSVAAVQRRRTHALLVEGGVTNEPEAWLARADAVGLAFVAGASEPFTTKDLAAADPLLAARMRFTRGTDTAEQGVASRLLTLWSCEGTVVRASVVGGWTSSQVRWSAPHAWLGRDIAPGVVGTTTAAGSLHVARRYVERYGPVTPDDLQWWTGWTRTHTRATLAALAEAGATVPVTTAAGDAVVSADDAGPVAAPPPWVALLPALDPTTMGWRHRDFHLGAHGPRLFDRNGNAGPTVWADGRVVGGWAVREDGTVGVELLEEVDAATAARLEERRTELERVLAGTVVKPRARGWTPTEHRIRATS; from the coding sequence GTGACCCGCGAGATCCCCGACGCCGAGCGCCGCGCCCGTCTCGGCCGTCGCCACGCCCTCGCCGCCCCCGTCGCGACGGCGGAGGAGGCCGCGCGCGCCGTCGTCGCGCTGCACGGCACCGATCCGGCCGCGACGGCGCTCGCGGCCTGGGCGCGCACGGATGCGCCCACCGTCGCCGACGACCTCCGCCGCGCCCTCGACGTCGACCGCAGCCTCGTGCGGATCCTCACACTGCGACGCACGCTCTTCGCGGTCCCGACGGACGAGGCGCCCGCGTTCCTCGCGGCGACGGCGACGTCGGTCGCCGCGGTGCAGCGCCGTCGCACCCACGCGCTGCTGGTCGAGGGCGGCGTGACGAACGAGCCCGAGGCGTGGCTGGCGCGGGCCGACGCCGTCGGGCTCGCCTTCGTCGCGGGTGCGAGCGAGCCCTTCACCACGAAGGACCTCGCGGCCGCCGACCCGCTCCTGGCCGCCCGCATGCGGTTCACGCGCGGCACGGACACCGCCGAGCAGGGCGTCGCGAGCCGCCTCCTGACGCTCTGGTCCTGCGAGGGCACGGTCGTGCGCGCGAGCGTCGTGGGCGGCTGGACCTCCAGCCAGGTGCGCTGGTCGGCCCCGCACGCCTGGCTCGGACGAGACATCGCGCCCGGGGTGGTCGGGACGACGACGGCGGCGGGCTCGCTGCACGTCGCACGCCGCTACGTGGAGCGCTACGGCCCCGTCACGCCCGACGACCTCCAGTGGTGGACCGGCTGGACCCGCACCCACACCCGCGCCACGCTCGCCGCCCTGGCCGAGGCCGGCGCGACCGTACCGGTCACGACCGCGGCGGGCGACGCCGTCGTGAGCGCCGACGACGCCGGCCCCGTGGCCGCGCCGCCGCCCTGGGTGGCGCTGCTCCCCGCGCTCGACCCCACCACGATGGGGTGGAGGCACCGCGACTTCCACCTCGGCGCGCACGGCCCGCGGCTGTTCGACCGCAACGGCAACGCCGGACCCACGGTCTGGGCGGACGGCCGCGTCGTCGGCGGCTGGGCGGTGCGTGAGGACGGGACTGTCGGCGTCGAGCTGCTCGAGGAGGTCGACGCCGCGACCGCCGCCCGGCTCGAGGAGCGCCGCACCGAGCTCGAACGCGTGCTCGCGGGCACGGTCGTCAAGCCCCGCGCCCGCGGCTGGACGCCGACCGAGCACCGCATCCGCGCCACCTCGTGA